The following are encoded together in the Osmia lignaria lignaria isolate PbOS001 chromosome 13, iyOsmLign1, whole genome shotgun sequence genome:
- the LOC117602042 gene encoding uncharacterized protein LOC117602042 isoform X3, with translation MTLHWWMHWFWVTAQFLVILGNPVPSSTSEPRSQVQDRLSTESTPEITSIETDSPEARQNLRVAKAIGLHPPTNAAVIFDRQSSTISSNMEVGPSVVETSTDLVGEEYHGNGSNAVNLDRVKVLTAERATESTDIARGPSTKKDSKITWILTSNKAGVRSKYEQEEKVEENGNRNGSNDQVEDLTVLPLQEEVSRIRLVLNKTKSSSFLSSSSSSLSASVGSSDIRTFNRSDDVEIDEELVEPQLFATAASILEVGVSESTRLSRARSAFPKDFQRDQVQEEQLTDYNESSSEDAKQEGGASGSTVDIAAITGSCLATVVLLSTMGSLGFIMYRRRYLNPPQTLNSDKCSNPDSSGYIDDSTIRDNSEEMYSLDNDSFLNSLEAMTIQNYWTDSVKHTKL, from the exons ATGACGTTGCATTGGTGGATGCACTGGTTCTGGGTTACCGCTCAATTTCTCG TGATATTAGGAAACCCGGTGCCGTCGAGCACGTCGGAGCCGCGTAGCCAGGTGCAGGATCGCCTGAGCACCGAATCGACGCCCGAAATCACCTCGATCGAGACGGATAGTCCGGAAGCTAGACAAAACTTGCGCGTTGCCAAAGCTATCGGTCTTCATCCTCCCACCAACGCGGCCGTCATCTTCGACAGACAATCCAGCACGATTTCGAGTAACATGGAGGTCGGGCCGAGCGTCGTCGAAACGAGCACAGATCTGGTAGGCGAAGAGTATCACGGGAACGGCAGCAACGCGGTGAACCTGGACAGGGTTAAAGTTTTAACAGCCGAACGAGCGACGGAGAGCACGGACATAGCTCGTGGTCCTTCTACGAAAAAGGACAGCAAGATCACATGGATCCTAACGTCGAACAAGGCTGGAGTTAGATCGAAGTACGAGCAGGAAGAGAAAGTGGAGGAAAATGGGAATCGGAACGGCAGTAACGACCAGGTGGAGGATCTCACGGTGCTACCACTTCAGGAAGAAGTGTCTAGAATCAGGCTGGTACTGAACAAAACGAAATCGTCGTCGTTTCTATCCTCCTCTTCCTCGTCACTTTCCGCGTCCGTCGGAAGTTCCGACATCAGGACGTTCAATCGGTCGGACGACGTTGAGATCGACGAGGAGCTGGTCGAGCCTCAACTCTTTGCCACAGCTGCATCGATTCTCGAGG TAGGAGTAAGCGAATCCACGCGACTGAGTAGAGCGAGGAGCGCGTTCCCGAAGGATTTTCAAAGGGATCAGGTACAGGAAGAGCAGCTTACCGATTACAATGAAAGCAGTAGCGAAGACGCGAAGCAAGAAGGTGGTGCATCGGGATCGACGGTGGACATTGCCGCTATTACCGGCAGCTGTTTAGCGACCGTGGTTCTACTAAGCACGATGGGCAGCCTCGGATTCATTATGTACAG GCGCAGGTACCTGAACCCACCGCAGACGCTGAACAGCGATAAATGCAGTAATCCAGATAGTTCCGGTTATATCGATGATTCCACTATTCGT GATAATTCGGAGGAGATGTACAGCTTGGATAACGACTCGTTCCTAAATTCGTTAGAAGCGATGACAATACAAAATTACTGGACCGACAGCGTGAAGCACACGAAGCTATGA
- the LOC117602042 gene encoding uncharacterized protein LOC117602042 isoform X2 gives MSATCINTNNGGISLTWVHTDDAMTLHWWMHWFWVTAQFLVILGNPVPSSTSEPRSQVQDRLSTESTPEITSIETDSPEARQNLRVAKAIGLHPPTNAAVIFDRQSSTISSNMEVGPSVVETSTDLVGEEYHGNGSNAVNLDRVKVLTAERATESTDIARGPSTKKDSKITWILTSNKAGVRSKYEQEEKVEENGNRNGSNDQVEDLTVLPLQEEVSRIRLVLNKTKSSSFLSSSSSSLSASVGSSDIRTFNRSDDVEIDEELVEPQLFATAASILEGVSESTRLSRARSAFPKDFQRDQVQEEQLTDYNESSSEDAKQEGGASGSTVDIAAITGSCLATVVLLSTMGSLGFIMYRRRYLNPPQTLNSDKCSNPDSSGYIDDSTIRDNSEEMYSLDNDSFLNSLEAMTIQNYWTDSVKHTKL, from the exons GTACACACAGATGACGCGATGACGTTGCATTGGTGGATGCACTGGTTCTGGGTTACCGCTCAATTTCTCG TGATATTAGGAAACCCGGTGCCGTCGAGCACGTCGGAGCCGCGTAGCCAGGTGCAGGATCGCCTGAGCACCGAATCGACGCCCGAAATCACCTCGATCGAGACGGATAGTCCGGAAGCTAGACAAAACTTGCGCGTTGCCAAAGCTATCGGTCTTCATCCTCCCACCAACGCGGCCGTCATCTTCGACAGACAATCCAGCACGATTTCGAGTAACATGGAGGTCGGGCCGAGCGTCGTCGAAACGAGCACAGATCTGGTAGGCGAAGAGTATCACGGGAACGGCAGCAACGCGGTGAACCTGGACAGGGTTAAAGTTTTAACAGCCGAACGAGCGACGGAGAGCACGGACATAGCTCGTGGTCCTTCTACGAAAAAGGACAGCAAGATCACATGGATCCTAACGTCGAACAAGGCTGGAGTTAGATCGAAGTACGAGCAGGAAGAGAAAGTGGAGGAAAATGGGAATCGGAACGGCAGTAACGACCAGGTGGAGGATCTCACGGTGCTACCACTTCAGGAAGAAGTGTCTAGAATCAGGCTGGTACTGAACAAAACGAAATCGTCGTCGTTTCTATCCTCCTCTTCCTCGTCACTTTCCGCGTCCGTCGGAAGTTCCGACATCAGGACGTTCAATCGGTCGGACGACGTTGAGATCGACGAGGAGCTGGTCGAGCCTCAACTCTTTGCCACAGCTGCATCGATTCTCGAGG GAGTAAGCGAATCCACGCGACTGAGTAGAGCGAGGAGCGCGTTCCCGAAGGATTTTCAAAGGGATCAGGTACAGGAAGAGCAGCTTACCGATTACAATGAAAGCAGTAGCGAAGACGCGAAGCAAGAAGGTGGTGCATCGGGATCGACGGTGGACATTGCCGCTATTACCGGCAGCTGTTTAGCGACCGTGGTTCTACTAAGCACGATGGGCAGCCTCGGATTCATTATGTACAG GCGCAGGTACCTGAACCCACCGCAGACGCTGAACAGCGATAAATGCAGTAATCCAGATAGTTCCGGTTATATCGATGATTCCACTATTCGT GATAATTCGGAGGAGATGTACAGCTTGGATAACGACTCGTTCCTAAATTCGTTAGAAGCGATGACAATACAAAATTACTGGACCGACAGCGTGAAGCACACGAAGCTATGA
- the LOC117602042 gene encoding uncharacterized protein LOC117602042 isoform X1, with protein MSATCINTNNGGISLTWVHTDDAMTLHWWMHWFWVTAQFLVILGNPVPSSTSEPRSQVQDRLSTESTPEITSIETDSPEARQNLRVAKAIGLHPPTNAAVIFDRQSSTISSNMEVGPSVVETSTDLVGEEYHGNGSNAVNLDRVKVLTAERATESTDIARGPSTKKDSKITWILTSNKAGVRSKYEQEEKVEENGNRNGSNDQVEDLTVLPLQEEVSRIRLVLNKTKSSSFLSSSSSSLSASVGSSDIRTFNRSDDVEIDEELVEPQLFATAASILEVGVSESTRLSRARSAFPKDFQRDQVQEEQLTDYNESSSEDAKQEGGASGSTVDIAAITGSCLATVVLLSTMGSLGFIMYRRRYLNPPQTLNSDKCSNPDSSGYIDDSTIRDNSEEMYSLDNDSFLNSLEAMTIQNYWTDSVKHTKL; from the exons GTACACACAGATGACGCGATGACGTTGCATTGGTGGATGCACTGGTTCTGGGTTACCGCTCAATTTCTCG TGATATTAGGAAACCCGGTGCCGTCGAGCACGTCGGAGCCGCGTAGCCAGGTGCAGGATCGCCTGAGCACCGAATCGACGCCCGAAATCACCTCGATCGAGACGGATAGTCCGGAAGCTAGACAAAACTTGCGCGTTGCCAAAGCTATCGGTCTTCATCCTCCCACCAACGCGGCCGTCATCTTCGACAGACAATCCAGCACGATTTCGAGTAACATGGAGGTCGGGCCGAGCGTCGTCGAAACGAGCACAGATCTGGTAGGCGAAGAGTATCACGGGAACGGCAGCAACGCGGTGAACCTGGACAGGGTTAAAGTTTTAACAGCCGAACGAGCGACGGAGAGCACGGACATAGCTCGTGGTCCTTCTACGAAAAAGGACAGCAAGATCACATGGATCCTAACGTCGAACAAGGCTGGAGTTAGATCGAAGTACGAGCAGGAAGAGAAAGTGGAGGAAAATGGGAATCGGAACGGCAGTAACGACCAGGTGGAGGATCTCACGGTGCTACCACTTCAGGAAGAAGTGTCTAGAATCAGGCTGGTACTGAACAAAACGAAATCGTCGTCGTTTCTATCCTCCTCTTCCTCGTCACTTTCCGCGTCCGTCGGAAGTTCCGACATCAGGACGTTCAATCGGTCGGACGACGTTGAGATCGACGAGGAGCTGGTCGAGCCTCAACTCTTTGCCACAGCTGCATCGATTCTCGAGG TAGGAGTAAGCGAATCCACGCGACTGAGTAGAGCGAGGAGCGCGTTCCCGAAGGATTTTCAAAGGGATCAGGTACAGGAAGAGCAGCTTACCGATTACAATGAAAGCAGTAGCGAAGACGCGAAGCAAGAAGGTGGTGCATCGGGATCGACGGTGGACATTGCCGCTATTACCGGCAGCTGTTTAGCGACCGTGGTTCTACTAAGCACGATGGGCAGCCTCGGATTCATTATGTACAG GCGCAGGTACCTGAACCCACCGCAGACGCTGAACAGCGATAAATGCAGTAATCCAGATAGTTCCGGTTATATCGATGATTCCACTATTCGT GATAATTCGGAGGAGATGTACAGCTTGGATAACGACTCGTTCCTAAATTCGTTAGAAGCGATGACAATACAAAATTACTGGACCGACAGCGTGAAGCACACGAAGCTATGA